A region from the Cannabis sativa cultivar Pink pepper isolate KNU-18-1 chromosome 9, ASM2916894v1, whole genome shotgun sequence genome encodes:
- the LOC133031327 gene encoding uncharacterized protein LOC133031327 has product MFADDTILFGRANVREAKSFIDCLSVYERWYGQECSKLKSSVLLSRNLDSNYKKVMMDSLAIRESNGEERHLGNPFVFKRRKKEEYRRLKESVMHKLEVASSLSVYAMSTNKVPLSICRDLDALIRQYWWRGNVDKKRFLALRSWDQICQPKIFGGLGIRRFEDMNRALLAKLAWCLARGEEKPWVRCLLQKYCKFESFWEVNKKGCDSYFWKSIVEIRDVILKGSMSLAADGSAINFWTQPWIPWLEGEEFLQLMQSLKSRRFTVKRGVDVSIGNTWNKEMIIQIFGQVMGSRILEIPRLPISSKDKVVWKNKRNGNFSVKSAYGVDQSFRFAPKKEVWKWLWESDLHPRIAITVWRVLNDAMALRSKLQFVKEKDCVLCDNGVETSLHLFRDCSFAKSLWFSTLIPILIDRIPGDDMFQFLENLVAINANEARTRVNKSFLDHSSYSSREENSDMKGNAIRNGPGVLLQLYAPRAEHIICTDASWLKGTAGLAAVAFHKENRGWAYLTQQITAITPLEAEIRAIQMALEWALDNDWKEIHILSDCQQATEAFQKKQCPADWKTFSVSLVVLELINQFSSCNFFFIKRCSNVYADGLAKSARLAALDPGIVLGEGIPPVIPTYL; this is encoded by the exons ATGTTTGCTGACGATACTATTTTATTTGGCCGTGCTAATGTTAGAGAAGCGAAGAGTTTCATAGATTGTCTCTCTGTGTATGAAAGGTGGTATGGGCAAGAATGTAGCAAACTTAAGTCTAGTGTGCTTCTGTCTAGAAACTTGGACTCGAACTATAAAAAAGTGATGATGGATTCTCTGGCAATTAGAGAATCAAATGGTGAAGAACGACACTTAGGGAACCCCTTCGTGTTCAAAAGGCgtaaaaaagaagaatatagAAGACTGAAGGAAAGTGTGATGCACAAACTGGAAG TGGCGTCCTCCTTATCAGTTTATGCTATGTCAACCAACAAAGTGCCTCTGTCCATTTGTCGGGACTTAGATGCTTTGATTCGTCAATACTGGTGGAGAGGAAATGTGGATAAAAAGCGATTTTTAGCCTTGAGATCCTGGGATCAAATCTGTCAACCAAAGATTTTCGGGGGTCTCGGAATTAGGCGGTTTGAAGACATGAATAGGGCCTTACTAGCAAAGTTGGCATGGTGTTTAGCTAGAGGGGAGGAGAAACCTTGGGTGAGGTGCTTACTTCAAAAGTATTGCAAATTTGAAAGTTTTTGGGAAGTGAACAAGAAGGGCTGTGACTCTTATTTCTGGAAGAGCATAGTGGAGATTCGAGATGTTATCCTCAAAGGTTCTATGTCTCTTGCGGCAGATGGATCAGCAATAAACTTCTGGACACAACCCTGGATTCCTTGGCTCGAGGGAGAGGAGTTCCTTCAGCTGATGCAAAGTTTGAAGTCAAGAAGATTCACTGTCAAAAGGGGGGTTGATGTATCCATAGGTAATACGTGGAACAAGGAGATGATCATACAAATTTTTGGTCAAGTTATGGGCAGTCGCATTTTGGAAATTCCAAGATTACCAATTTCTTCCAAGGATAAGGTAGTTTGGAAGAATAAAAGGAATGGAAACTTTTCAGTCAAGAGTGCCTATGGTGTGGACCAAAGTTTCAGATTTGCTCCCAAGAAGGAAGTTTGGAAGTGGCTGTGGGAATCTGATCTTCACCCCAGAATTGCTATCACTGTGTGGAGAGTTTTGAATGATGCTATGGCCTTAAGAAGCAAGCTCCAATTTGTGAAGGAGAAAGATTGTGTGCTGTGTGACAATGGAGTGGAGACTAGTCTGCATTTGTTTAGAGATTGCAGCTTTGCCAAAAGTCTTTGGTTCTCAACCTTAATTCCGATTCTGATTGATCGTATCCCAGGGGATGATATGTTCCAGTTTCTTGAGAACTTGGTTGCAA TCAATGCAAATGAGGCTCGGACAAGAGTGAACAAATCTTTCCTCGATCATTCTTCATATTCCAGCCGAGAGGAGAACAGTGATATGAAGGGGAATGCTATAAGGAATGGACCAGGAGTTTTGTTACAATTGTATGCCCCCAGGGCAGAACATATCATTTGTACTGATGCTTCCTGGCTTAAAGGAACGGCGGGCTTGGCGGCAGTCGCGTTTCATAAAGAAAATAGGGGTTGGGCTTACTTGACTCAACAAATTACTGCTATCACACCCTTAGAGGCTGAGATCAGAGCAATTCAGATGGCCTTAGAGTGGGCTTTGGACAATGATTGGAAAGAAATCCATATTCTTTCAGACTGTCAACAAGCAACAGAGGCATTCCAAAAGAAACAATGCCCAGCGGATTGGAAAACCTTTAGTGTATCTTTAGTTGTTTTGGAACTTATTAATCAGTTTAGTAGTTGCAATTTCTTTTTCATCAAGCGTTGTAGTAATGTGTATGCGGATGGCCTTGCAAAGAGCGCTAGATTAGCAGCTCTTGATCCAGGTATAGTCCTAGGGGAGGGAATTCCCCCTGTAATTCCCACTTATCTTTAG